ATTTCAATACTGTTAAATATGCCGCTAGGAAGGCCATTAATGGAATTAAATCCGACAAGTCGTGCTAGCTCCTTAATGTCTAGGATTATACTACCTGCATTTCCGGCACCAAAAGTACCGGCATTCAATTGTGCCCCATCAAGGACTTCAAGGTTGCGGGCGCTAATTTGTACGTTGCCGCCTTGACCTTTCCCACTGAATTCAATACTGCTAGCTGCACCACTAGCAAAGCCATTGATGGGGTTCAATCCAACGAATCGTGCTGTGTTGCGAATATTTAGAAAAACATTACCTCCTTGTCCACTACCAAAGACTCGCGCATCAATTCGTGCCCCATTCAGCACCTCAAGATTAGCTGCATTAATGAAAACATTGCCGCCAGAGCCTTCTTCTCCTATAGCCAGATCGGTAAAAATTCCCGTTGTTCTGCTGCCATCAATACCGTCAAGACGAACAGTTCCAGCAGCATTAATTACTACGTCTCCCACATTTCCCATGGAAATCGTGTTAATAAAACTGCTGATTACAGAGACATCGCCACGGGCATCGAGATAAACTGCACTACCCTGATCGTTAAGTCTGCTGGCATCAATGCCACGGCCATAAAACCCATCACCTGTGACCGTAATGTTGCCCCCAATAAGGTTAGGGTTAGGTTGATATTGGTTAGTTAACAGGACCAAACCACTGGGCGCAGCGATCAGAACATCGCCAATGGTAATGTCTGCACTTGAAGGAGTATCCATAGTAAACCCACTGCCAAAAAAAGCATCGATATTAGGATTGAAACCAGTTAACTGTTCTATAGGTAGCGTTCCCAGCGCTTCTTGTCGAACTCCGGCGCGCACGTCCAATGTAGGTTGGGCACCGCCATCAACTGGAACTACTGTGCCATCTGAGAGCGTAACTGTCTCTTGCAAAGAATCAATTTCTAAAGCCCCTGGATCTGGAGCCGTGATTTCGGCGGTGCCAACCCTAACTGCTCCCATGGCTAAAATATGAAGCGAACTGCCTGAGTAACCTTCAATAAACACATCCCCTAATGAGCGGATAATGGGGTCGATGGGGCTAAACAGGCCGCCGCCACTGCCTTCTAGATTCTCGACGCGAAAGTTGCCACCGCTCCAGTAGTGGGCGTCGCCGCCGACGGGGTTTGCAGACCGCAGCACCATATCGCCATAGCTGTACAGCCCGCTGTCTGGGTGGCTGAGGGCCACAATATCCACCTGCTCGTTGCCCTGCACTAGCAGGTCGCCTCTGGCGAACCCTATAAAGGGGACATTTACCGCATCGCGAATCTCCACGGTGTTGCCCAACAGCGTCAAATCGCCCCCTGCTGCTACCTGTCGCTGCAAGTTCAGTCGGTTGGCAGCCAGGGTGAGGTTTTCGCCTACGGCCAGCGAGGCTTGGCTTTCGATGTTGCCGGATGACTCGCTTAGATAGTTACTAAATAGGGCGCTGGGGTTTACCGTTAGCAGGCTGCTCTGCTCAGGGGCGGTAGCGCTGTACACTCCATCGCCAACCGGAATCGCCTCGGCGGTGCTGGCGTAGAACGAGCCTTGAATATCGAGGGTGGCGGTTTCGCCAAACACCAGACCGTTGGGGTTGATCAAAAACAAATCTGCCGCGCCATCAACCCCTAGGGTGCCAAAAATTGCCGAGGGGTTGTCCCCGGTAATGCGACTGAGAATTGACTCGACCCCCGCTGGGTTGACGAAGTAAAGCCGCTGCCCGGCATCGACATTAAACTCTAGAAAACTGTGGAACAGGTTGCTGCCGCGCAGGGCACCACCTTCAATCAAGTCGGCTTCGCTGCCGCGCACCAGTACATCAGGGGTCACGGTAGAAGACTCATTACCCAAGGTGGCATCGGGCGTAACTTGCGCCTGGGCTAAAGGCGTTGCTCCTGCCGTGGAGAGCAAAACCAAAGTCGCAGTCAGCGGGAGTGACCTTGTCAGCAAGGCTTTGCTCAAAGCAGGAAAAATAGCCATAGATGCGGTTTAGAGCATAGTTCATGGCAACCCTACCACAGGCCTAAGCTGAGTCAGGCTCACTCTTAACGATCGAGCAACGTGACAGCGGCATAACCTCTGTAAGCAGACTTTATCGCTACTGGTGAGGCCACCTACACTAGCGGTTTAAACAGATGATAAGGATGCTCGTGCTAAGGCTGTAACTCCTCACTGCAAATGTCAGCGGCCAGGGCTTCGCGGGCAGTGATCAGTTCCTCGGAGGGAGCTGCAACGGTGAAAAGAGCTTGCAGGGCGTCGGCGGGTAGCTCATTTTCGATAAAGTAGTCGGCTTTGGCCTGGGCGATCGCCTCAGCATCGGCTTCCTCAGTAGCTAGCTCAGCGGTGATCTGTTCAAGCTCGGCGGCAATGCGATCGCGCTCCTCCCCGGCGGCCATGATCTGAAAGGGAATTTGCACTGTTAACACTGACCCAAAAATCGGCTGGTTTTCGTAGATCAGCAGGTGGTAGGGGCTGCCCAGCCGCAGTGGTTCGCCGTCGTAGGCGGCGGTTAACAGGCCTGAATCGGTTGCAGTTGGCTCGGCATCCCAGAGCTGTGCAGCGGAATCACCTGGGGGCTGTACCTCAATTTGAGATATGTCTCCTCGCAGCAAAAACAACGGCTCCTGGTGCCAGAGAGTTTCGCTATCGCCAGGGTTAATTAGACAGGGAGGTTCGCCACCCCTCACCGGCCTAGAACCGCTGATCTGGCCCCGGCGGCGGTCTCGAACCTCGCCGCGAAAGAAGTCAAGCACCTGCTCAAACGCCAGGGATGGCTCGGGGGCAGGCTGGGCGATCGCAATCGGCAGACCCAGGTTGCTCGCCATTGCCGCCGTCATTAACCCGGCCAATATCCAGTTATTGTTGCTCATGGTTAGCCTCCTTAAAATGCGGTAGTGCGTAACTCCAAACCATCAGCGACGGCAGCAGCCAGGGCAACAGCACCGCCCCACCAATGTACAGCTGTAGACTCAGCCAGCCATAGCCTACCGTGGCTGTTCCTAGAGCAGTTCCTAGCCTGGCCCGCCCTAGTTTAGGGCGATCGCTGAGATACAGAACCAGGGCCTTGCCCCCCAGGGTTGCGACCAAAATCAGCCACAGGTCGGGGATGGGCACCACCAGCCGGTCAGTCAAAAAGTGGTGGGTCATGTAGGCATGGGCTTCGCCGCCGGTCAGGTCGATGCGATTGTCGCCCTGCTGCCCAAACCAATAGCCAAGGGCCGGGGGCATCGGCAGGTTGTCATCGCCGTCGGCGGCAACCCCGGCAGCGTAGTAGCCCCCCGCCGCCACAATCACCACGGATTCCTCTAGGCGAACACCATCGAGTTGTGTCACCTCACCCTCTGGGTCGGCCAGCAGCGCGGCGGCGGAAACTGACCTGTAGACCTGCTCAGGGGGAATCGAAAAATCAAGCAGGGGTTGCAACCAGCGCTGCCTAAACCGATAGGACATGTGCGTAATGGGGTGCAGTTTGACCCAGGAGGATGGGGTGACATCGTTGTGCTCTCTCAGGTAGGCTTGCACCTGAGCCTCGAGCGGGGGGCCAGGGAGTCCGGGCTGGGGAAGGTTGGGGCGCGATCGCCCTTCAGTGCGGGTCTCCGACCATTGCTGACTCAACCGGTGGGCCAAAGCTAGCTGGTAGCTAAAGGGGGCGCGATAGTCAGGCGAAGCTCGCAACGGCAGAATGTGCCACTGGGGCACCCAAGCATCGCCGTGCAGCACCCGGTAGGGGTCAGCCACCTGGAAGTACAGCTCAGCCCAATCACCGCCAGGGTTTTGGGTTGTGATAAAAACGGGCCAAACCTGGTTGGCCATAGCTGCCCCCAGTGCCTGGTTGAGGGTGGCATCGTAATCGGCCTGGGCCAGGTCGAGCAGGTAGTCGATGCCTATGACTGGGGCATTGAGTTCGTTTAAGCGGGTAATGATATTAGCCAGCAGAGCGCGATCGATGGGCTTAAAGTCGCTGATGCCTTGCTGCACAAAGGTAGCCTGATCTACCTGCACCAGCACTACGGGCGGGGTAGCACCATCGGTCACCTGGCCGGTGATGTCTCGATATCTAGCTTGCATGGCCACCCGCTGATCAAGCAGCCACTGCTGAGGTAGGGGCAGCAAGCTAAGCAAGGCTAACGCTCCGAGGGCGATCGCCTCCCGTTGCGTAGGTCGCCATCGTCGCCGAATCGCTCGCCACCCCGCCGGCTGAAGCTGGTAGGGCACCGCCTGGGGATGATAAAACAGCGAGGGCAACAGGTAGGCCGAGGGGTAAGTGAGGTGCTTGGTCAGCTTGAGAAACTCACAGGTTCCTTTCACCGCTCCCTGCACATTTTCGTAGCGGGCCAAGCGCTGCACCAGCTGCACCAGAAACGCCTGGGCCACCTCATTGTGAATGGGCTCACGCATAATCACTACTTGGTTGAGGCCAAGATTGACTAGCCCCTGGGCAATATCCAAGCCGCTACACGAGTTGAATAAGGCACATTGCAGCCCCCGCTGCTCGGCCTGTTGTAGATAAGGGCTAAGCTCCTTAATCGAAATGGCGGTGTTGGGAGCAATGAAAACTTGCCCATCCAGCAGCGCCTCCTCGTTACTGTGTCCGGCGAAAAACAGCACGTCCCAGCCCTGGGAGTCGGCAATGGTTTGGCAGATGCGCTGCTTTAGGTCGACGGCATTTTCGCCCGGCTGCCAACCCACGTAGTGAATGTCCATCAAAGGCTTTTGGGCATTGAGGGCGCTGCGTTCTGCGGCAAAATTCAGCCCGGTTTCATCTCCTAAAATAGCCAGCACTCGGGCTTTGCCTCGGCGAAACTCATTGCGATCGCCCGTAGCAGAGCGAATGGTGGCGGGCGATCGCACAATTTGCATCTGAGGGCCAAACTCCCAGGTTTCCCAGGGTAGTCGAGCCAGCTCCAGCGGCGTGCAGGTCAAAAACAGCGCCTGGCCTTTGCCCTTACTCTGGGCCGCCCGCCGCAACTCTTCCCGCAGGTCAAATAGGTCGCCGTGCTTGAGCCAGGTGTGAAACTCCGACAGCAACCGCGCCTCGGCCTGCACTAGCTGGCTGTGCCAATCGACATCCAGAACGGCGACCTGACCCACGGCCCCAGGTCGCCCCCGCAGCGACTGTTTGTAGTAGCCCAGATAGGCCCGCCGCCAGCTCTCGTACAGATCCAAGAGCTGAGCCGGAAACGCCAGACTGGCAGTCAGCCGCTGCCCCTGTCCCCAGGCCAGCTCGAACAAGCAGCTCTGGTCGATTTTATGCACGGTGAGACGGTAGGACATGGGAGGGGAGAGGGAAGAGGGTAGAGGCGTGGGGTGGGCACTGCCCACCAAAGTTTGACTCTTTGTGACTTGATTAATGAAGTAGGCGTGAATCTGACAAACTCTCCACCTGCAAGGTGAAACTTTAACCTTCCGGTTGAAACACAAACGGAGGCCAGTTGAGAGTGTTGCCGTTAGGCAGCTCAACGGTGGCGGTAAACGCCTCATCCCAGGTGCCGATCGCCTGGGCGTAGAGAAAGCCGCTTTCATTGCCCTGAGCCAGGGTTTGCTCGGCCAGCACGGCGGTGGCGTCACGCACAATCAAACGGGTACCAGGGGACAGCTGCTCGCCGGGGGCAGGGCCTAAGAACAAAAACAGCGTCCATTCTGGGGGATGAGGCTCAACTAACGTCCAGGTCAAGGCATAGAGACGGAAGGGCAGCCCCATGGTTTTCAGGTCGGTGTAGGCACCACGCGCATTAGGCGGAATAGTAACGCCTGTGGGCCGCAAGTCCCGCAGAATATCTTCGAGTTGCTCCACAGGAGTTCTCATGGATCGCAATGCGGTAGCAGGGGCCAGCGGCGGCATCAGTGTCCAGGCCAGGCTGTCGGATACGGCGTCGAGTTGGTTAAGTAGCCAGCGACCGACATTGATCGAGTCACGGGTTTGTGTGGGCTGAGGGCTGGTTTGGGGCACGGTGCCAAGGGGGGCGGTAGCAATCTCTGTGCCGCTGACTTGTGGTCCACTGATCTGGGCCGGGTTAAGACAGGTGAGATAGAGCAGCAGCTCTTCTGGAGTGGTGTCGAAGCAGTGGATGGGGATGCGGTAGGTGCCGTCGGTCTGAGGGGTAAGGCCGAGGGTTTGGCGTTGGGCGAGCAGGCGATCGCGCCGCAGTCCAGCCAAAATGGTCACCTGATCCACCTCTTCCTGTACCTCCGCCAGGATATAGAGGTGGGCAAATTCGCTGATATCGTCCAAGGTGGCGGTGGGAATCGTGATTATCTCCTCGCTAAGGCTGCCCTGGGCCACTAGACACAGGCGATAGTTGCCCACCCGGCCCGCAATCTCTAGGTCAGGTGGCTGGTAACGGTCGTAATTTAGAGCGAGCTCGACAGCCCCAGACTCCAACCACTGCTGGAGCCCTCGCAGCGCCATAGCCCGCAAGAAGGTAGACCATCGTTGGTTAGAATCGGGCACCTGCTGCGCGATCTGTACTGCCCAAGTCACAGCCTCGCTCGGTAGGGTAACGGTAGTTGACCGCAGCGGGTCAAACTCAAAATTGATTGAGTCAAGGGCATCGCTCATAGGGTTTAGGGTGGTGGGTGAACGGAAGGTAGGGAAACGCATGGTCTTACTCCGAATTGGGCATAAATTGATGGATGGTGCGGCAGAGCTGGCGGGCAAATAGGCTCTTGGGAATACCGCGTTTGGGGCTTTGGCTTTCGGCAGCGGCAGCTTCGATAATTTGGCCGACATCTTCAGCTAGTAGCTGCTCTAGAGTCTGGTCAATAGCATGTAGCCGATCGGCAGAAATATAATCGAGGGCTTGGCGGCGCACCTGCGGATAAATCTGGGCGATCAGCCGGTGACGCACATCGGCGCGCAGGCGTTTGAGCTCCAGCAAGCGATTCACCTGCACCTGGCTGTTGAGGCCCAGGTGGGTGGCCAGCTTGCCCATGGCCATGCCCTTGCAGTGAAACAGATGTAGCCCCTGAATGTAGGCTCTGGCTTTGGTTGGGTCCTTTTGGCTAAGGCGGTCAACGTTGGTGCGAATGACCTGGGCGATCGCATTCTTCAGCTCGGTTGCGAGCACCTGACGGTAGCCCTGCAAAAACTCATCCTGCTCGTCGGGGACCGGGTTTGCCGCAGGTACCTGCTCCCAGTCGATAGGCTCAGACGGGCCTACTGCCGGGGTGCCACCGCGGATGTGAATGCGGTACTGGCGCAGCTGGTTGGCCAACTGGCTGAGCTGGGTCAGCAGAGCTTCGTCCGATACTTTGGGGTTGATTTTGGCTAGCTGCTCGGGGGTGGGGGGCTGGCAGCGGCGAGATCTCTTATTTTCGCCTTCTTTCTTGTCTTCTTTTTCGTTTTCTTCCTCGCGCTCATTTAGGCGATCGCGCCGATATACCGCCTGGTACTGCTCTAGCAGCGTCGTCGCCGTCGCCACTTCGTACTCGCTGCACAGGTGGTAGGTGCGCAAAATGCGCTGCATCTGGGCCGGGCTGGTGTCGTTCAAAATGGCCCAATCGCTGACGCGGTAGAGCCCCTTGCTGATCAACAGCTGATTGAGGCCTGGGTGGTTGCAGGTGAGTCGGCTGCACCATGTGCTCAAGGCAGCCTTTTTTTTCTTTTTTTCCAGTGTGTTTTCAGAGGCAGTATCGGAGGGGTCTT
This portion of the Leptolyngbya subtilissima AS-A7 genome encodes:
- a CDS encoding filamentous hemagglutinin N-terminal domain-containing protein: MAIFPALSKALLTRSLPLTATLVLLSTAGATPLAQAQVTPDATLGNESSTVTPDVLVRGSEADLIEGGALRGSNLFHSFLEFNVDAGQRLYFVNPAGVESILSRITGDNPSAIFGTLGVDGAADLFLINPNGLVFGETATLDIQGSFYASTAEAIPVGDGVYSATAPEQSSLLTVNPSALFSNYLSESSGNIESQASLAVGENLTLAANRLNLQRQVAAGGDLTLLGNTVEIRDAVNVPFIGFARGDLLVQGNEQVDIVALSHPDSGLYSYGDMVLRSANPVGGDAHYWSGGNFRVENLEGSGGGLFSPIDPIIRSLGDVFIEGYSGSSLHILAMGAVRVGTAEITAPDPGALEIDSLQETVTLSDGTVVPVDGGAQPTLDVRAGVRQEALGTLPIEQLTGFNPNIDAFFGSGFTMDTPSSADITIGDVLIAAPSGLVLLTNQYQPNPNLIGGNITVTGDGFYGRGIDASRLNDQGSAVYLDARGDVSVISSFINTISMGNVGDVVINAAGTVRLDGIDGSRTTGIFTDLAIGEEGSGGNVFINAANLEVLNGARIDARVFGSGQGGNVFLNIRNTARFVGLNPINGFASGAASSIEFSGKGQGGNVQISARNLEVLDGAQLNAGTFGAGNAGSIILDIKELARLVGFNSINGLPSGIFNSIEINAEGQGGNIEISAQNLEVLNGAQLVAGTFGIGNSGSLILEIEELVRFVGFNFINSLPSGAFSNIALGGEGQGGDIRISAQNLEVLGGAQLVSGVFGRGKSGSIILEIEDLARFVGFNASNDLFSSGAFSNIALGGEGQGGDIRISARKLEVLDGAQLNAATFGIGNAGSVILEIGELARFVGFNSSNGSLSGAFSNILLNGKGQGGNVRISAQNLDILDGARLVTNSSGWGNAGSVILEIENLARFVGFNPLTGGSSGAFSNLGFNGIGKGGNVQISARNLEVLSGAQLSAGTFGLGDAGSVILEIEDLASFVGFNPITGFSSGAFSNVQPNGQGMGGNIQIAVRNLEVIQRAALAANSLGIGDAGNIVLDIAGSLFADDADIVTNTESGSGGQVTIQSGRIILRNNSDIQTFVDRGEGGGGNITIASNFLIALEDSDILAFSADGRGGAIDLSRTTFFGQNPSISVSNLSRSELPDLDGNDRVDINATGGIESGQIFVGDATFVENSLTALTDAIVDTSALTAGSCIARSQNSLGAFVVTGGDGLPSTPGDGGISAYPTGTVRALDEPTATRLQEPDGVYQLPDGRLVLGRACD
- a CDS encoding CHASE2 domain-containing protein, which produces MSYRLTVHKIDQSCLFELAWGQGQRLTASLAFPAQLLDLYESWRRAYLGYYKQSLRGRPGAVGQVAVLDVDWHSQLVQAEARLLSEFHTWLKHGDLFDLREELRRAAQSKGKGQALFLTCTPLELARLPWETWEFGPQMQIVRSPATIRSATGDRNEFRRGKARVLAILGDETGLNFAAERSALNAQKPLMDIHYVGWQPGENAVDLKQRICQTIADSQGWDVLFFAGHSNEEALLDGQVFIAPNTAISIKELSPYLQQAEQRGLQCALFNSCSGLDIAQGLVNLGLNQVVIMREPIHNEVAQAFLVQLVQRLARYENVQGAVKGTCEFLKLTKHLTYPSAYLLPSLFYHPQAVPYQLQPAGWRAIRRRWRPTQREAIALGALALLSLLPLPQQWLLDQRVAMQARYRDITGQVTDGATPPVVLVQVDQATFVQQGISDFKPIDRALLANIITRLNELNAPVIGIDYLLDLAQADYDATLNQALGAAMANQVWPVFITTQNPGGDWAELYFQVADPYRVLHGDAWVPQWHILPLRASPDYRAPFSYQLALAHRLSQQWSETRTEGRSRPNLPQPGLPGPPLEAQVQAYLREHNDVTPSSWVKLHPITHMSYRFRQRWLQPLLDFSIPPEQVYRSVSAAALLADPEGEVTQLDGVRLEESVVIVAAGGYYAAGVAADGDDNLPMPPALGYWFGQQGDNRIDLTGGEAHAYMTHHFLTDRLVVPIPDLWLILVATLGGKALVLYLSDRPKLGRARLGTALGTATVGYGWLSLQLYIGGAVLLPWLLPSLMVWSYALPHFKEANHEQQ
- a CDS encoding DUF1822 family protein, which encodes MSDALDSINFEFDPLRSTTVTLPSEAVTWAVQIAQQVPDSNQRWSTFLRAMALRGLQQWLESGAVELALNYDRYQPPDLEIAGRVGNYRLCLVAQGSLSEEIITIPTATLDDISEFAHLYILAEVQEEVDQVTILAGLRRDRLLAQRQTLGLTPQTDGTYRIPIHCFDTTPEELLLYLTCLNPAQISGPQVSGTEIATAPLGTVPQTSPQPTQTRDSINVGRWLLNQLDAVSDSLAWTLMPPLAPATALRSMRTPVEQLEDILRDLRPTGVTIPPNARGAYTDLKTMGLPFRLYALTWTLVEPHPPEWTLFLFLGPAPGEQLSPGTRLIVRDATAVLAEQTLAQGNESGFLYAQAIGTWDEAFTATVELPNGNTLNWPPFVFQPEG